The region TCCTTCGGAGGCCTCCCTACTGTGTTGGTGTCAATAATAGTAGATAAGAGTCGCaataactaaaatataaccAATTTTAAGCAGGCACATAAAATTCAAAGCCGGTAacttaatattaatagtagGTATATTGGTGGAATAACTAAAATTACCTCTTGGTACAAACGGATCGTCCGCAGTCATATGTAACCATTTTTGTTCAAAATCAGTTTTACACACTAGTAAAACATACTTTTTAGAAATACTGTACATCAATTCCCTGCCGATCTTTCCGATCTTCTCCACGCTAAGGCCGCTAAGACCCGTTAGAAGGGTTGAGCGTTTAGCGGGGGGAAGGCTTGAGGATAACGTGTCGGGAAGACTGTgccatttattattagtataaaCAGTCAACAGTTTATTGATTGTCTCTTCTGAAATGAGCCTAACATCTGAAGATTCCATCCTCTAAACAAACATAAGGACAAGAACtagattaataaaacaggtAACAGATCATCATTTTCAAAACTCTTTTGTGAATACTAGGAGCTATTCAATTAGTTGCTATATCTCAAGCTGTATAAACAGTTGTGTCGACTAAAAAAAAGTCCCAATTTTAAAGTCCcagtataaaaaattgtgGAATCTCACACCATAAAAACCTGTTGCAATTTGCATCCACTTTTGACTCTTTTCCCGGGAATAGGCTTTTACATTCTGACAAAcgaacataaaatatactattAATGCTGGCCCTCAAAGATGTCATTGATTGCTGATTGGATGTGTAATTGGATACTGCCCTGTCTAATTGCCcatataaatgtgtaatggGCAACCTtgtgtattaatttatttaaaattaatttgtgaaaagtaaataattaatcGAAAAggtttatatgtttatattaaaggCCACAAATGTGTTATTCTTGGCCGCAATAATAAGCACACTTTACAATTTAGGTGTTCAAGCCTTCCTTAGGAGAGGTAGGCTAAATGGAATGATAAATGTTTCTGGATTATCATTTATACCAAATTATACCAACAAGAATAGCTTTTTAAGGAGTAATGGAGTTTATTCTTCCAGAAATCCTGAACAATTAAGTGACTCGGATTTAAATGGTGTGTACAGAGATTTCCATAGTACCGGAGTCAGCTCGACAGATATCGCTAATAATGGGTTCATGGATGATTTTAAGAGTACCAGCAGTGATAATTTAACTGATATCGCAGGAAACGTTGGCCAACGGCAGCCAGTTCCAGACGGTAGTGATGGTGATGTTGCCAGGGAGGGAAAAGAGGTGTTAGTCTTTTCAGATTTCACTGACCTTTATAAGAATTTACATAACTCGAATAGTTCGTTAAAACAAATCTCAGATAGCGCTACTGATACACAAAATAGCACCATTGACACGCGGGATGAGAGCACGTTTTATCCCATTGAATACACTGATCCACTGGAGCACAACGCACCAGACGCCGTGACGCACACTTTGGCCAGACGCAAATACGAGAAAAGactgtttaaaaaactgcCACAGATCGTGGATACTAGCCTATTTCTAGTCAGATCAAAGGCATATGTGAAAGGAAGAATAGGCTCAAAGTGTGACCTGAGCGTGTTTGATTCAAATAGAGTTAGCACAAAACCAATGTTACCAATTGAAACAAAAAGAGGAAACCGTAATAAGTCACATAGGTCAAGATcggacctgaaggagtcACTGGACGGACCGGATCAGAAGCCATTCGCTAGCATTGGGACGGTACTCCCGGGAGTATTCACAGGATTACACACGCTGAAGCACACAAAAAAGCGCATCATCCGCGAACTGAAGGTGAAGCTGGACCTATACGTTAAAACGCTAAGTTCACAGCTGAAGAACGTAATTGAGTTCTATAAGCAGCTGGTGAAGTACATACACCCATTTCAGTACAACCTGTTTAGAACAACAATACACGACCTGTACGCAACAGGAGAGTCAAAGGTCGCATTTGACGATATATTGGAACGAATGGGCGAGGCAAAGAAGCGTCTGGTCAGCAGAGGAAAGGAGATCAACAGACAGTTAAACAGTACCGGGGGCGGCAACAGTAGCATAAAGAGATGCAGAGAAGCGTTCGACTTCGTTAAAGTTAACATATTCCAACTGGACGCACTGTACAGTAGCTTTCAAAGCCTATACGATCAATACTCGGAATACTATAGAGTGTTGGCGAAGTTGCCAGTGGTAGACATAGAGAAGCCGATAGTGGCAATAATAGGCCACGTGAACATAGGGAAGACGACGCTGTACAACAGGATATCGGAAAGCGCGATGAGTGTAAGTACTTCCAGCACCGCAAGTGGTAAGTCGCAGCTTAAGACGCCAGATATTGACCACATTACTAGATTCTGGGACACACTTAACGGGTACCGGCGAGGTAGGAACGTCATTGGGGCTGATGTGGTCAAACCTAAAGGCCACAAACAAGCAAAAGGCAAAAGTGGCAGACTATAAGTTCACCACGCGAGGAATAAACAAATGTACACTAACCTACGGCCTTAACAACTTCATGTACGAAGGGCAGCTTATCGACACGCCTGGGCTGCTTTGGCGCGAAGGACACACCAACTTTAACCCCTACGAGCGACTGACAGTAGGTCTTAGCTGCCCTTATAGTTACTGATACTTGATACTACCAGTTTGTTTATAACTTGCTACGACTGACGGTTGTTAGTAGTGTTTATACAACCACGGTTACTAGTTACTACTAGTAATAGTTACATAGTTAGTTCCACTCCTGATACTAATAGTGCCTAATACGGTTAATATAGTACTCCGTCTTAAAGGATTTACCCAGCGGAGTTCTGTTCTGCTTTGATACAAGTAATTCACTTGACGAACAGATTAGTTTATACACATCACTGAGAAATAGGTTCCCACGCAGGCCATGGTAAGACAAGTAGATATCATTTTGAGagttaaatatatgaataacGACTAACGATTGTATCACATTTTGTAAAGGTTgacaataaattaatcacaaattgaatattttgtactctaataataataattactaGGCTTAACGTGGTTGTGAAAGGAAATCAGGAATTGAGTGGCCTGGTAAGATTTTGTGAAAACGATAAGTACGTAGGAGGATGAGACAGTTAAACCCGAAGAATGTTATCGCAGAATTAATTCAATCTTCGCACGTTTACACGAAATACTAAATCTGTAATCTGTGGCTTTATTGATTAAGTTGGCCAAGTGTTGGTGGACAGTCGATTTACACACCTGCGAAAGACGAACACCAATATGTTGATTTGAGGTCATTTTTAAGCTTCTGTTAGCGCTTAATATCTTAAAATATGCCTACACACTTACGAAATTGTCCTATTCACGTATTAAACGCATATCGGTCACATATTTGCATGCTTTATATTATTGCTCTATTGGATCAATCGAAACTCTGTCAGCTAACTACATGcaaaaaaactaaataaaatgacaATAACTAGCTTAATATACTATAATGACCACagttaaagtaaaaatagatattaaatcatttaattttaacacaaagaatattttattggcATAGATCTGAATTGGCCACTTGAGTGAATTGTCAATTACACATTGTATGActtatattgtataatcAGCATAAATGGTTGTATATACAGTGTTTCGAGGCATTTTATTGTCTTTTCTGTTAATCGATCATAGATTTTTGGTAAAGTGCTCACCTAAAAAGGATCGAGCTCCACCGCCTCCAAATAACGAGATAACCCAAAGTGATATCAACGCCACTATTATACCAACTAAAGATGAATCGGATCTTTCTTCAGATTTAAGTCAGGTAATCTTTGTAAGTCCTGACGGTGCTCCTGAAAGGCCATCTTATTCCAATGGTATTGCTAGCGCTGATTCTGAAGAACCATCACTTACCAGTCTTGTCGAGAATGCCGAACCAGTTAAAACGGAAGAAACAGaaattaaacacaaaacTGGAATTGATTTGGACGTAGAAAATATGTTCAGCAAGTATTATTCGTATAAGAAAGATGGTTATACTGTTACATACACTGCAAAAAGTGAATACCTGTTCACTTTGGTTAAAAGGTATAGTACTGTTTTATGGAAAGCAAAAAATTCCAGAGAATACTCAGATAAAGTGGTCTTCGATTGCGCAATGAAACGGGTTACTATATTTCAGTTAGACGgtaagaaaaaaatattccAAAGGGTAAAGTCTGGATGTTGCATGAGAACTAAGTGGGAAGAAATAGTTGAAATTTCAGGGTAATCAACTGTCAGACAAGCATATTAtcaaaaatttaatgatttaatgaacaaattttaaaaaattagtcaGATAATGTACTATAACCATGTTTTGGGATACCCATCCCTCGACATCATCCAAGTCACAAAGACACATCtaagttttatttaacatgTAAGCATCAATTTTTTGTAatgtatacaaattatatagtttatatatgttCGTTTggtataattattaatcGTAATGGTATTATCTTTGAAGATCTACAAATTGCGTGTGTAATCTGTGTGTAGTAGGATAACCCAATGACAATAaacaaatcaatataaaattcaatttaaattatattaatagtCAGTATAAAACTATTTATCATCTAATtgttacatatttaaaccAAATTTGATCAAACggcatatttttataatggTCGAAATAACAATAGATCTTGATAATAAGGGTGTTCCTTATAATTCAGGAATTGTggaaataatattttccCTATTGCCATATAAAGAGTGTGATGTTATAGATAGGAAAACGCAGTACCCAGTCGTAAATTCTAAGTTAAAATGTCTTGAAAGCAAAATTCTAGGAGtgaaaatagaaaacaaCAGAATTTTTGATAATGTTAATTACGTTTACGTCTTTTTCTCAACaatgaataataaagttCCCTTAGTTTTTGGGGTTTCTACTGGAACTGAGGATAAGGTAGTTTACTATACAGGGTTCGCCAAGAGACATGGAACTCACCAACTGTCCTCACTGAAAAAGGTGTCTAAAGAAAATCTGCTTGACGTTGTTATTGGGGAAAGTGACAGAGTTAACAATACCTTGACTTACTTGTTGGATAAAAGAACAAGttataacaatattaagGTGACAGCAATGGAGAAGCATCAAGCTAGTGATCCTGAAATTTTCAAACACACACCAGATAAGATAGAAAAAAGTGCCCATTTACTCATTCTGTCAAATTACAAAAAATCTATTACTGAACCTGACGTTTCATCATTTTTGATCCCCGAGATGCGTGTTCATTGGTACCAAATAGATCAGGGTCCGGAAAAGCTAATTCCCCTAGCATTTGATTACACTATGAATGAgctttactatttttacactAGGGATAAAAACAACGGGAGTAAATGGACAAATTTCCTCAACAATCgtcataatattttaaaaacaacaaccGGAGAGCAAACAGAAATGAACAatatagaaaaaaaattgCCTGAAAAGATCGAAGATCAAAAGCCTTATGGATTTAATGCTCTTTTCTTGGGATTAATCTTCTATATACTATTTACCATAGGATTTTGTTTGCCTCCACTATATAAGATATATAGACATGCaatgaaaaaatacattGGCAAACGTTCAACATATtaatagttatttttaaaaaaagattATTGTTGGTCAAAGTTTTactttaaatcaaaaatcAACAAATTGTCATTAAAGACGATTTTACAAttctaaattaaatttagaacatttttaaaaatatataaaagccaacaattttaatttaatagaCAATTGATATATGTAAGctatataaaaatgtgtaaataaacaaatctaaaaatttacttttttagtGCCCTACAattgattatatattacaaaatttactGATCtttttacttacacattttatttaaattaacatatgttaatatttatagtttaaaaattataaaaatagtataaatattatgaaatattaattacatttaaaataaattttgatTATGTCTTATAGAAGATTCCATAACGaacaattataatttatttgatatttatataaattgttttaaagaacataattttaacaatatcCAATGCATTtattgtaaaaaaaatgaatgaaTTTACATGTTTgttttgtttataattgttatcaattttaaatattataaagtTTATGATTTaagtaatataatttgattGCCttctaatttattaattaaggtagcaaaaattataaatatacctgttcaatattataaaatgagATTTAAAGAGTGGTGTTTGAACATATCTTATTAACCAATGGATCAAATTAATTatcataattaatattatttatttatataatattattgatttattggCTATGAAACCATATATAGTTTAACGCCatatatgaatatataGTACACTCTACACTTATTGTGTGCTTATTTTTAGATactaatatataatttaatagtaGATTCTAAGACTTAAAATGTGAACAATGAACAGTTTACGATTTCACCTTTGTTTTACAAAAGATTTGTATTGATCcatacattaaatatatgtcaCTTAGCGTCGCatatgaatatatacatagAATAGGCCGAATGATCttaaaaaattgttaaTAGATTCCCTATAGAATCCATTAATCCAGAATGTGtagatatttattttcaattgTGTGAGTAAAAGATCTAATCAAACCAAAATCGTCTGTCCAAAAGTCATACATTACCAAAAGATATTCATATTAGCACAAAAATCGACATAAACCAATCTTCCCTAATAATTGTTGAATCATAAACAACGATCACTTAGGAAAAATCAGCTTACATACAAAACTAGAGAGCATTTGTATACTAAGCGACCTTtattacaatatttttCGTTAAGTTTAGCTTAAAAACCACCAAAACAAGTTGAATTTAGTCAGTGTGTAGCCTTGAGCGAATAacacttatttttaacgtAGTATAAACTCAGTTAGCTGTGTTGCAAAAATCCAAAAATCTTGATATATTAGCGCAAAAGAAGCTCTTAATATGTACTTTTACCATTAAATTATCGATGTCTAGagatattattaaatatggCTTCTATATATCTTGGTAAGAAAAGCGGTTCAAGCGTGTCCAGTATCAGTAGTCAAGTTAAGGCAACAGTGAATGTGACCAGAGAAATATTCAAAGAATGTCCGAACTTTGAAAAAGTAACTTATAAAATTACGTATCCAACGAAATATGAAGATGAGTACGTACCTACTGTTTTCGGAAGCTATTATAATGTGCTAATATATAATGGCTATAATGTCAAACATAGAGGTACCCAAATTTTTGGTTATTACTCTCCTGCCAATAATAGTCAAATTGTAAGAGAAGTCTGCGTTTACTATTCTGTATTGAGAGACAATATACCCTTAATGGTTACCTTTGTTACTAGGGGAAACGGAACTTACACTTGCACGTATGAAACGCTAATAAGTGAAAAATCGTTTACTGCctgtaacataaataagaaaaaattaaaacaaaatctGGTTCAAGATTTGCCAAAAGTAcataacaaatttacaaaaagagcaaaaataaaattcaaAACTGAAGAAGGGAAAAACAAGTATATAAATGGGctaaatgaaataaaattaagtcGTAGTTTTTCAaaagttatatttatttccaaCAAAAAGAGCAAAAAAGAAAGTAGTGATGAGCCATATGATTTTTACAATTGCGAATTGTTAAAGAAAAATTCCTTGAATGACGTGATAGAAAAGAATGTTTTGGCTGGTGTTAAAGATAAAGTGATAGATGGAATTATAGTATATTATTACAGAAGAAATAATATTGCTTTGTTAGTAGAATTCATCAATAATTGTAAATCTAAAACGCAAATTATAAGAAATTATACCTACGGTAACGAATGGGTGAATGGAAACGTTACTTATTATAACAACCAAGAACTGATAATGGAATTggagaaaataaaaaacagaaTGAATATCAGCAGAAATTACAATTTGGGTACTGCTCCTGAAACTTTCAAcaatagttatttaaatgaaagCTTAGGAGGCAATACTACTGAAGAATTAGATGAAGTGTACGATGACATTGAAGTAACTCAGGTTTATCCAAGTTACGAAGATTACTATTCCGAAACAAACACAACATCTATAGGAAATATCGTTTTCTATATATTAGCTGGATCAATATTAGCGGCAGCACTCGTGGCAGTTGCATATTACAAAATACCAAAACTTTTGACTGTATTGTATAGAAAAATTACATGAAATATTTCGCCATAAATTGCGAGTTTACCTTGattaacaaaaaaaagACCAAagaattaataataataaataaataatgtggAATTCTAGGGATAGTGCACATCGATTGAGTACAaaagtttattaaatttacttttaaatacttTCTAGTTtctaatttaaatacagtTAAGTCCTGATGGTCTTAATCATCGATGCAAATCtcttttttaatattatgaaaACAATACTCTAAACTAATggcttacacatttatttacaatgaaaactgtttacacattcttttcatatttattttttaggttttttattcaaaagaCTATCTGTttagaattaaatattGGTAAAATCACAGACTATTCCAGCGGATCTAGTAAAGTTACCGTAAAAAAAACGACAgaattacaaaatttatacacacataaattttCCAATccagttttattaaaaaacatatataatggAAAGGAAAAAATTTACTTTGACCCTTTGTTGGTGGAGgaccagctgctgctgtcaGCATCTGTCGTATGGTCGTTTGAAACTCCTTCCATTATCCAATTAAATTTGGAACAATCTTCTGTATTActtataaatgaaaaagaatCATTGGATGTTCAggctattttttctaaaaaattagttacaAACATAAAGCCCAGAATCCATTCAGATATTGATGCAATTgttgatataaatttgtctAATATTGCTGATTATAACAGTAATAATTCTAAagtttatgttacaaatcTAAAATTTTCAGAAGATAGGTTTAAAAGGTACACAGTAAGAAATTATAACTTGGAGTCAACAAGATTaggtaaaatattgtataataatacagAATTGAAAactaaatttgaaaatgatcTTGAAAGGTCTACTGAGTCAAATTTGGACATTCCATACAAAAACAATGTATATTCAATACAGGTTTATGCATATAACAattttcctcttttaatagaatttttgtacacatttaacaaaaGACAATTTTATGGCTACACACCTGAGGAAAAATGGCATCATGTGTATTTTCCAGCTTTTCACGATCCTTCCTTTTTAGattttttgtataataaactCAATTATTATGCTTGCAAGAATGGATTCAAATATACTATAGACATCAATCAGAAAACAGATACTAGTGATCGTTCCTATCAAATAGATAATTATTGTATAGGATCAGAAGGGGTAGAAACagttgtaaataatttaaaactacCATTTTATATAGATGAAGAGTATAAAAACGGTGTGTATAGGTGCTTTGAACACACTCCATccaatgataataaattttttatagaCCATTTAATGGTCGGTACCTCATTATTAAAACTTCCTAATACACCTAACGTTATCAAATGCAGTCGAGTCTATTAtcagttaaatttaagccCATATTTGATTGTTTTAGTTGACAATTCTGATGAATTGTAttactatatatatgaaaACGGGGTATGGAAGGAGCAtaagaaagaaaaaaatgtcCAATTTGATGAAAGATTCAATGACAATATCAGAACAATACTTGATAAGTAAGTAatagatttatattttgtttacgTATCCAGTATATATGACCCtaaattacacacatttgttATTCATCTACTTAAACTCTGTTgacaataatttttaggatTGTACCTACTGTTCAAGTTAGTGACGGAACCATCGTGGTACTAACcgattataaaaaatcgTATGATAAGGAGcagataaataaagtaataaaacataGTTTATCATCTACTGACTTGTTCGATAATAGTATAACCGTAACAGAAACCACTCAAGATAAAGGTTCCTGTCTAACTAAAGCAGGTTACAGGGTTTATATGCACGATCTCTCAGGTGCCGACAAATTTTCCTCTCAATTATCAGAGGGTTCAAGATATTATTTCCttttatatgtaaataacacCAAGATAAATCTCTATCAGAGTACAAATGTAGACAAACAGTCTTCACGTTTAGTTTACCAAAAACAGAATAActtttatgtgtattattatcGAGAATATTCTAAGGCACTATTAATTTGTCACAATGGCTCGTCATACAGACCATATGACTTGGAACAATACAGTAAGAAATGGATTCATGTAAAGGAAATTAGTGACTGTTGTTGCAAAAGTGGCGATAATGAGGTAAACAATAAGGCTCTATCAAATGCTTTGCTTAATGTAATAGAATTATTTAACCTTGTGAATCCATATGAACAGGCTCGTGTTACAAAAGAGTACGAAAATtcttctttgttttttgaaTATACACATGGAGGATCAAACTATAAAGATACATATACTATCGAGGTCTGCAAAAAGTTAGATTGCAGTAAAATCTTAAAGCTCACGAATGACGCTAACGATTCTAAAAGTCCTTTCGATCGAGCTCTTGTATATTTCAACAGATATGATACTAAACACGAAAATCCACtgataattttattacatttcAGAAACTCTGATGCCACTAGATATTATGAACCCTCAGAAATTCATGGCAGTTCAGATGCTGATAGTTCTAAGCCGATAGTA is a window of Theileria orientalis strain Shintoku DNA, chromosome 2, complete genome DNA encoding:
- a CDS encoding uncharacterized protein (GTP-binding protein, HSR1-related domain containing protein), which translates into the protein MFILKATNVLFLAAIISTLYNLGVQAFLRRGRLNGMINVSGLSFIPNYTNKNSFLRSNGVYSSRNPEQLSDSDLNGVYRDFHSTGVSSTDIANNGFMDDFKSTSSDNLTDIAGNVGQRQPVPDGSDGDVAREGKEVLVFSDFTDLYKNLHNSNSSLKQISDSATDTQNSTIDTRDESTFYPIEYTDPLEHNAPDAVTHTLARRKYEKRLFKKLPQIVDTSLFLVRSKAYVKGRIGSKCDLSVFDSNRESLDGPDQKPFASIGTVLPGVFTGLHTLKHTKKRIIRELKVKLDLYVKTLSSQLKNVIEFYKQLVKYIHPFQYNLFRTTIHDLYATGESKVAFDDILERMGEAKKRLVSRGKEINRQLNSTGGGNSSIKRCREAFDFVKVNIFQLDALYSSFQSLYDQYSEYYRVLAKLPVVDIEKPIVAIIGHVNIGKTTLYNRISESAMNSGTHLTGTGEVGTSLGLMWSNLKATNKQKAKVADYKFTTRGINKCTLTYGLNNFMYEGQLIDTPGLLWREGHTNFNPYERLTYSVLKDLPSGVLFCFDTSNSLDEQISLYTSLRNRFPRRPWLNVVVKGNQELSGLVRFCENDKYVGG
- a CDS encoding uncharacterized protein (protein of unknown function DUF529 repeat containing protein); translation: MVVYTVFRGILLSFLLIDHRFLVKCSPKKDRAPPPPNNEITQSDINATIIPTKDESDLSSDLSQVIFVSPDGAPERPSYSNGIASADSEEPSLTSLVENAEPVKTEETEIKHKTGIDLDVENMFSKYYSYKKDGYTVTYTAKSEYLFTLVKRYSTVLWKAKNSREYSDKVVFDCAMKRVTIFQLDGKKKIFQRVKSGCCMRTKWEEIVEISG